The Asterias amurensis chromosome 21, ASM3211899v1 genome has a segment encoding these proteins:
- the LOC139953364 gene encoding protein NDNF-like, which produces MGANREPVNLNPAYREPANIKPANREPADLKPANLKPANIKPANRKPANIKPANRKPANIKPANREPANIKPANREPANIKPANRKPANIKPANRGPANCEPTPRTSNREHLGRLIHQVGRRNYHTWCSVQSCLYGDAPPARPPNTGFGFENEKTKRDEYRRDRKRDKGGRDRDNGEEDDIIVECVGKKTLHTFTNLEPAQRYYFDLFAVDETNNRSIAYTGTSIITRPGPATRKHIALKDGNLRTSSVRRSSPVKTFNFSVGETVKDVLVTVQPCTESITAELWRDGTKIRSSNIRDLKDFRVREVTGDIQVKVKSLRRGSTHFRIFATTRPNKYPFPQLPVDKRIKVFENLRQCDSITLAWLSTKEVSQYCLYKREDRQKKRSKKSNREGNTQCHEPDMRKRTEKVICRPVSGPDTERDVLTETVTGLTPGTTYVFDVYVSSFGKQTLAYRSARVTTKKVC; this is translated from the exons ATGGGTGCCAACCGCGAGCCAGTTAACCTCAATCCAGCTTACCGCGAACCAGCTAATATCAAACCAGCTAACCGCGAACCAGCTGATCTCAAACCAGCTAATCTCAAACCAGCTAATATCAAACCAGCTAACCGCAAACCAGCTAATATCAAACCAGCTAACCGCAAACCAGCTAATATCAAACCAGCTAACCGCGAACCAGCTAATATCAAACCAGCTAACCGCGAACCAGCTAATATCAAACCAGCTAACCGCAAACCAGCTAATATCAAACCAGCTAACCGCGGACCAGCTAACTGTGAACCAACACCGCGAACCAGCAATAGAGAAcatttgggacgcttg atacaccaagtgggaagacgtAATTACCATACATGGTGCAGTGTGCAATCATGTTTGTATGGGGATGCTCCTCCAGCTCGTCCTCCCAATACAGGATTTGGCTTCGAGAACGAGAAAACCAAGAGAGATGAATATCGCCGAGATCGTAAACGAGATAAAGGAGGTCGGGATAGAGACAATGGGGAGGAAGATGATATCATTGTGGAATGTGTAGGAAAGAAGACACTGCACACATTCACCAACTTGGAACCGGCTCAGCGCTATTACTTTGACCTTTTCGCGGTAGACGAGACCAATAACAGGAGTATTGCTTACACAGGGACCTCCATCATTACAAGACCAGGGCCAGCCACAAGAAAGCACATTGCCCTCAAGGATGGTAACCTACGGACATCGTCAGTTCGTCGGTCGTCTCCCGTTAAAACATTCAACTTTAGTGTCGGTGAGACGGTCAAGGACGTCCTGGTCACCGTCCAACCCTGCACTGAATCCATCACGGCTGAGTTGTGGCGAGATGGAACCAAAATAAGAAGTTCTAACATCCGAGATCTGAAAGATTTCCGCGTACGTGAAGTAACGGGCGACATACAGGTCAAAGTGAAGAGTTTGCGCAGAGGGTCTACGCACTTCAGAATCTTCGCCACGACGAGACCAAACAAATACCCGTTCCCCCAATTGCCTGTTGACAAACGGATAAAAGTCTTTGAAAATCTGCGACAGTGTGATTCCATCACTCTGGCTTGGCTTAGCACGAAAGAGGTATCGCAGTACTGCCTGTACAAACGCGAAGATAGGCAGAAGAAGCGATCTAAGAAGAGTAATCGTGAGGGAAATACGCAGTGCCACGAACCAGACATGAGAAAGAGAACTGAAAAGGTGATTTGCCGACCTGTTAGTGGACCTGATACAGAGAGGGATGTACTCACGGAAACGGTTACCGGGCTAACACCGGGTACCACGTACGTCTTCGATGTTTATGTCAGCAGTTTTGGAAAGCAAACGCTGGCCTATAGGAGTGCCAGGGTTACAACGAAGAAGGTATGCTGA